Proteins from a single region of Xyrauchen texanus isolate HMW12.3.18 chromosome 7, RBS_HiC_50CHRs, whole genome shotgun sequence:
- the LOC127646219 gene encoding caveolin-3-like, with amino-acid sequence MADQYNTNKEKIMRDSHTKEIDLINRDPKQINEDVVKVDFEDVIAEPDGTHSMDGVWKASYTTFTVSKYWCYRVLSAIFGIPVALLWGFCFACISFCHIWTVMPCIKSYLIETQCLSQIYSLCIHTFCDPLFEALGKIFSSIRIALRKEV; translated from the exons ATGGCAGACCAGTATAACACCAACAAGGAGAAAATCATGAGAGATAGCCACACCAAGGAGATTGACTTGATCAACAGGGACCCCAAGCAGATCAATGAAGATGTTGTGAAG GTGGATTTTGAGGATGTGATAGCCGAGCCGGATGGCACCCACAGTATGGATGGAGTGTGGAAGGCCAGCTACACAACCTTTACCGTCTCCAAGTACTGGTGTTACCGTGTGCTGTCAGCTATCTTTGGCATCCCAGTGGCACTGCTGTGGGGCTTCTGTTTCGCCTGCATCTCCTTCTGTCACATTTGGACTGTCATGCCCTGCATCAAGAGCTATCTGATCGAAACCCAGTGCCTGAGTCAAATCTACTCTCTCTGTATCCATACCTTCTGTGACCCCTTGTTTGAGGCACTGGGGAAAATATTCAGCAGCATTCGGATTGCCCTACGCAAAGAAGTTTAG